One part of the Anopheles coustani chromosome 2, idAnoCousDA_361_x.2, whole genome shotgun sequence genome encodes these proteins:
- the LOC131262197 gene encoding ficolin-1-like, whose protein sequence is MDNILLQQVEETKTYQETSETELKKIDENKNTLDMLTDSIRNVSALSEKSNKILEAHFGPYPVRSCRHVMTSGQYVIHVGLNLQPLKVLCEQTMFEGGWTVIQQRFDGSVDFYRNWTEYRNGFGTLDGEFWLGLEYLHQMTRNRPHELMVEMKDFRGNYGYSKYGEFEIGSESEMYVLKKLGKYSGTGGDSMWENEGMMFTTFDRDNDKSNSLNCAEDHHGAWWFWSCTASNLNGKYPDEYGSMSWYNFVGKWDWRALSYSRMMIRDIIN, encoded by the coding sequence ATGGATAACATTCTGCTGCAACAAGTGGAGGAAACGAAAACCTACCAGGAAACATCGGAAACTGAACTCAAGAAAATAGATGAAAACAAGAATACTCTTGATATGCTTACCGATTCGATACGAAATGTGAGTGCACTGTCAGAAAAAAGCAATAAGATACTCGAGGCTCACTTTGGCCCATATCCTGTACGTTCGTGTCGGCACGTCATGACATCCGGCCAATACGTTATTCATGTAGGGTTAAATTTGCAACCATTGAAAGTGTTATGTGAACAAACTATGTTCGAAGGCGGTTGGACGGTCATCCAACAAAGATTCGACGGTTCAGTTGACTTTTATAGGAACTGGACGGAGTACCGCAATGGATTCGGTACTTTGGATGGCGAATTCTGGCTCGGACTAGAATATTTGCATCAAATGACGAGAAACCGACCCCACGAACTGATGGTTGAAATGAAAGATTTCAGAGGAAATTACGGTTACTCCAAGTACGGAGAGTTTGAGATCGGTAGCGAGTCTGAGATGTATGTGTTGAAGAAGTTAGGGAAATACTCAGGGACAGGAGGAGATTCGATGTGGGAAAACGAGGGTATGATGTTTACTACGTTCGATCGTGACAATGACAAATCGAATAGCCTTAATTGTGCTGAGGATCATCACGGGGCCTGGTGGTTCTGGAGTTGCACCGCTTCCAATTTGAACGGGAAATATCCGGACGAATATGGTTCAATGTCGTGGTACAATTTCGTTGGAAAATGGGACTGGCGTGCTCTGTCTTATTCGCGAATGATGATTCGTGATATCATCAATTAA